TCTGTGGCAGGAGCAGGTATCATCCTGCCTTGAGGCTGTGGCTGGGACTGGAGCTGGAAGGCCCTGCGTGGTGAAGGTCTCCTGTTCCCCAGCAGAAGGTTGGGAGGGCAGTTGTGTGCCCAAGCCCTGTGTTACCGAGCTGGTTTGCAATTGTTTTCCCTGGGGGCTGTTGAGCAGCCCCCCAGGGTCTCACATGCCCATGCTGCGCTTAGTCTGCtcccaccagtgccaggctgctggctgcagaggctgctctggCCAGGCCTCTGGAACAAGCATCTCCTGAGCCATTCCATGGCTCTGCCTGGTTCTTGCTCCTGTTTGGTCACAATTAGCTATGGCCGCTGCTCTCAGGTTTTAAAGAGCCAACTCTGGCACAGTTAGTGGGCCTTGGTTCACTCACTTCATCGAAGCACCAGACCAGAGGGGAGCCCCCTGAGTGTGACAGACCCTGAGCCAAGCTgcaggtgggagctggagccccctccagctgcagggccaatggcaccaggcagagctgggctctgctgagcacagctggCTCCCGACCTTGGGGCTGTTTTGGGATGGCTGGAGCGCTTATCTCCACCGTGCTGGGTGATGGGGTCACAGACGCCCTTGGTGCCCCCGGTCCCCCCGCACCGCCtgtcactgcagcacagctgctcactTCTGGGTTTCACTTCTCCAGCTGGAGCCCGGCCAGGGGCAGGACCGCACTGAGCCTGGCTGTTCAACCCCacagaagtgctgcagaaaCCAGAGCTACCGAAATCTTGGTGGAGGGGAAGAGGCCAGATTGTGCCTCGGcagtggtgctggtgctggccACGGTGCTCACCAGGACCCACAGCCCGTGGGGCAGAGGAAGGGTCAGCTCACCCAGAGGTACGTGCTGCCAGCACGGGGTGGGCGGGCTCTGAGGGGGGGGCTCAGCAGCGCCTGTGGCCAGTCACCCTTGGCACACTGCTGGGGGCCTGGGCACATTTAACCTCTTTGTTGGGAGAAtctggctcccagcagctggcagggagagTCCTGGATTCCAACCTTGAGACAGAAGCCGCTGAACTTCGCACCAGTGAGAGGAGCAGTTGGtgccccagcaccctggcaCTTGCTCTCCTGGCTGTCCTCACCCAGTCCTCGGCATCTGCTGATCTGTGGTATGGTGCTAATTAGCCCTTATTAGCCTGACTCCTTGCAAGAGCTACTGACCAGCTCCAGccttcccagcccctccccatctGGCTGAGGGATGCCAGGTATTGCCCAACCTCCGGTAGCATCACAGGGTGTCTGCCCAGGGCACCCCGTGGCCAGGACACGCAGCAGGCACGGGGGTAGGCGCAGTGCCAGGGCGGCACAGCCGGATGTTTTGATACCAAAGCAGGAGGTTGCTTGGCTGCGGCTGCGTGTGCTGTGGGGCAAGGCTGGACATGATGGGAAGTCCTCTGCCctgtgcccctctgctctgtgtcCCTCTGCCCCGTGCCCCTCTGCCCATGGCACGTGCAGATGCTCCCATCATTGGGGATGCTGATTTACCCCACTGgacccccccccagctgctggccCGTGCAGGACgtgccctggcagggcaggtACCTACAGCCATATTCCACTGGGATGACCCGGACACTCTTGGTGGAGGCGAAGACGTCAACCACGGCGTAGagcgggcgggcagcgggcaGACGCCGGGCACTGGGCCCCATGTCCTCTCCGTTGATGATGATGTGCATGTCGGCAGTGCCATCAGGCTGCAGGGCATATAGCACCCCGATCCGGCTGCGCCGCGCGGTGGCGGGCAGCACATTGCTCTTGTAGAGGTCATCCAGGATGTGGCTGTAGCGCCCGGGCCGGCTGCGCCCCACCAGCGTGTCACGGGGGATCCGCACCTGCTCGATCCGCAGGAAGGGGTCCCAGGGggagccctgtgctggcaccaCCGCCTCACCCTCCACTGCCACGCGGTTGTGGCTGCGGGTGATGGCAAACACCCAGGTATCCCCCAGGTTGACCAGGTCTGGCAGCGAGTACTCGGGCACCATCTCCAGGCACTGCGGGTCGAGGGCCGTCAGCCCCACACGCAGGTGCCCACACCAGcccccctccttctcctcaaTCTCCACCAGGAAGACCTGCCCTGGCTCCAGAGGCTCCTGGCTGAAGCAGAGCCCGTTGGCAAAGCTCTGCACCCGGGTGGCCCGCGTGCGCGAGGTGTCCAGGCGGACGTTGGCCCCGTGGACGTGGTGGAAGCGTGCGGCGAGGCGGCACCGGGCGGCCATTGCTGCCGGCTGCGCTATTTTTAACTGTCCCCgtcacagctgctggcaggcgGTGACAACCCCGGTCCTAGTGCCgcagggagggtgggaggggacCCTGCCCTGCATGGGGCTCAGCTGGCACCCACCAGCCTCACCAGCACCACAGGCCCTGCTTGCCCAGTGCTGCCCACCAGTGCCCGGGGGTGCCTGACCGTACCCAGCCATAACCGGCGGGGCTTGGCTGTACCCGGCTGTGCCCGGTGGCACCCGGCAGTGTCAAGCAGTGCCCGGGGGTGGGGCAGGGCCCAGCTGTAACCAGTGATGCCTGGCAGTACCCACTGTCCTCGGTTGTGCTTGGTGGcacccagcagtgcccagtggtGCTGAACTGTCCCTGCTGTGCCGGGTGGCACCCGTCAGTGCCCACCAGTGCTTGGCTGTGCCCGGTGATGCCCGGCAGTGCGTGGTGGTCCCCAGCTGTCCCTGCCTTGCCCGGTAACACCGGCAGCACCCGGCTGTGCCCATCCGTGCCGCCCCCGCAGCCACCGCCGCCGTCGTGTCCCCAGGCCCTCCCCGCCCCTCGTGCCGGGCCCGGGGTCCCGGCGCCGCCCGGGATCCCCGCGTTCCCGCCCCGGTCCCGACCCTGAACCCGGGGCCGCTCCCACGTGCGCGAGGAacgggggcggggccgggggcttCCGGGGGCGTTGATTGGCCGCCACGAGCCCCCGCCCCCTCACGTGGGCACCCGGAGGTCATATGGGCGGGTGTCATGTGCCCGCCGGGAGCGCCGTCCGCGGAGCCGCGCCGGGAGCGGCCGAGGTCGGGGGGGCTGGGAGCGGGGACCGGGGC
This sequence is a window from Apus apus isolate bApuApu2 chromosome 15, bApuApu2.pri.cur, whole genome shotgun sequence. Protein-coding genes within it:
- the NEURL2 gene encoding neuralized-like protein 2, whose translation is MAARCRLAARFHHVHGANVRLDTSRTRATRVQSFANGLCFSQEPLEPGQVFLVEIEEKEGGWCGHLRVGLTALDPQCLEMVPEYSLPDLVNLGDTWVFAITRSHNRVAVEGEAVVPAQGSPWDPFLRIEQVRIPRDTLVGRSRPGRYSHILDDLYKSNVLPATARRSRIGVLYALQPDGTADMHIIINGEDMGPSARRLPAARPLYAVVDVFASTKSVRVIPVEYGFPSLQTLCRLVIQKHIIHRLAIEGLDLPPPLKSFCQHE